A segment of the Lycium ferocissimum isolate CSIRO_LF1 chromosome 10, AGI_CSIRO_Lferr_CH_V1, whole genome shotgun sequence genome:
CTTGACCAAACTCATATCATATTATTAAAGTcttttttatagtttttcttTGTCATCTGATTTATGGTGGTCAAGGTTTGCAATTGTAAGCTTCTGCATGAGGTCctgttatttcgatcccaacaagtAGTATTCGAGCCAATGGTTTAGTGGGTTGAAGACAGGTTCATGGCGTGTTCAAATCAAGTTGTAaccaatttcatgaaaatgaagattttgTCCAGAATACTACATGTGGAGATGAATTTTCAACCATTGTTTCAACATCGCTACTGTtatatctttaaaaataaagcaaactATTGTTaaaccataatatttttaaccttatttttaaCCATGCAAGCAAAgagtgatgaagattatgtgaagatgaaaaatcaaaattattttgcCAGAGAACTCAGGCCAGGggagatttgttagggtttGACCTGAATTTCTTGCCTTATTTGAATTTTACCTTTGttgtgttttacttcaaaaatgtttcttggtggaaaagatTTTCTTTGTGAAAAAGGATTCTACATGTCTATCTTTTTCTTGGAGGAGAAGTTTTGGAATTCTATAAATAGGAGATCTCTCTTCTCATAaacaacacaatagcatccacaataTAATCCCTaaaagagtcttgtttaggggGGAGATTATTCTCCCAGTAGATTTTATgcttatttatattagtttttcaataCGTAGGTCAATTGACCAAACTCATATCATATTATTAAAGTCTTTTTTATAAGTTTTCTTTGAAATCTGATTTATGATGTTCAAGACTTGCAATTGTAAGCTTCTGCATGACGCCCTATTATTTCGATCCCACCAGTAATTTTGTATTCAGATTCACGCTTCATTGACCACATTTCTGAACCTTGTAATATCAAACCTAAGAATTCCAATGACGTACCACATGAATTTAAATACAGGCTGAATAATTCAAGCGCATAAATTTATGAATGAATTTATTTTAGACACTCGAAATACGGTCTGTTTCGATTGAGCATCTTAAAGTATGATAAAGTGTTTTCATTAGCTTCATTTCAAATTTTAGAAAACAATTACGCATATTCTCAAGCGGTCATTACATCGATAAATTAACAACTAATTAAAATGTGGTATCCCTTAATTATACGTATGAGTCTCAATAAACTGTAAAATCACAAGTTTGTTCTAATTGAGGTTGATTTGTATAACTAAAggagatgacatattttatgtggttaactTATCTACGTAATAAATACTTAAAACCACGCGCAATTACAGTGTATGAACAGTTTATTATGTGCTCATTAATTGGAACAGACTAGTccaaaagttaaaataaaatttggtgaGAAATTCAAGGGTTTATCTATGTATTCAGTCATAATATACTGATACATTGGGTTCATTCAAGAAACGCAAAGGAGTACAAAAGAAAAGACGGTCGCCTCTTTTTGGGAATTGTCATACGAAGACAAGTTGTGCACAATCATTCATTTTGGTACTGTTTATTTATCTCAGTATTGGTTAAGCAGTGACTTACACTTTCACAAAACAACTACACAAGTCAAATTCATCGTACTAATAATTGAAGCTCCTCCAATCTGGAACCGGCCGTAGATATCATTaggctattttttaattttctgttTGGTATCTGATATTCGTATTGAAGTTTGACTAAATCTGGATAGCAAGTCATAGGGCCTATTTGTTGTTGGAGTTCGACTAAATCTGAATCCCGCGTTGCAGGGCTCATTTTGTGGGCAGTGCTCCACCACAACCCATGTTGTTTCATTCGGCCGTTTAAAGTAGATAGGAATAAGATTTATTATACACACACATGTTCGAGTCAAAGTTAATAGTTACGTTCACTGATATTAATCCGTCCAAGTTGAAGTAGTGCGAAATTAGGATTTTTAAGGTTAGGGATATTCAACTTTCTTTAACCTAGAgtgaaaaattaagaaaataacctAGAAAAAAGAACTCTAAAAGTTAAAGCCACCACGATCTGATTGATTTTTaatgggggaataaggggaaaaacaacaaaaacaatgcGAAAGGGACCAGATCGAGGCCTAAGTGAGAGGAAGATACATGTCATACCTTCAAATGTCTATGCTGTAAAATTTTATATGACAATTAAAATTTACTGTTTCTAAATTCTAACTGCAATTGAAAAAAATCGTAGGTCGACATCTTGATATTTGGACACCATAAGGTTAGATTTAGTGGAGAGTGGATTATAAAGAAAAGTTGAATTACATGCCTCATAATGACCGTGGAAAATAAGAGATGCATATATATTTCACATATTTTGCTGGACCAACTGTTCATTTGACTTTGAAATATAAACCAGTACTGGATGTAAGCAATTGGCTGATGAAAAAAGGTCTTAGTATTATTAAACCGCAAAATTTGTTAGTTTCTTACGAAGAAAATTGCCATCTTACACGAAGTCAGACAATTATTTGAAGCGACAAAGATGTTCTAGTTCCAAAGTCCTTTAAGAAGGTCTAAGactaaatttgaaaataaaagtttatCCTAACTAatctagagcccgtttggattggcttataagttgcttataagctgttttcaacttttttgagtgtttctACTTTACTAAAGTCATTTTATGCGtaaaataagacaaaaaaataattgggcctcGTTTGGTTTAGATTATCTAAAGCACTTATAAGTGAAAACaaattataagccaaaaaaataaattagcctaccccaacttattttttttttggcttataaaagcTTTCCACTTATGTTCGcttattttaagcccatccaaacaggctcctaGTTTAAAACCAAATACAAGATTGATATAACACCCCATACACCaattttgtaacgacccgtttggtcgtttagcacttttgaaCTCGTTTTTGCTAAAATACCCTTTTCGTAGTTTTAAAGGGTATTCTTGACTTGCGGGAATTGGTGGCACGGTAATTTAATTGGCGGTACTTTTTGAAAtctatttatttaatatatgtGAATAATTTATTCATAGAAATATGAGTTTTGCTCATTTAAGATACAAGTTggtaaataaaatatttgacCGAATGACTTTATTTTGTATAAATGGTTAAGTGAATAATTAAATTGTAAAAACTATTAGAATAAGTTATTGGGCTTAGCCCACTTCTCATTACCCATATAGCATAGTGGCATAGGGTATCAACTATCAAATAATACAGTTAACTtttagcaagaaaaagaaaagaaaggaaggggaacaCTTTGACACTACACGGAGGCAAACAACTGAAAGAAAATTTCTTCTCTTGAAAGTAAATTTTAGGGACATCAGGTATGGAGTTGTATTTCTTTGACtaaaattatatttgttgaCGCGCAAGAATGGTTATCAATTATTAGATGATATTATCAACTCATCCGGTTATTATCACATGTGAAAGTACAGAAGGACTTTTAATAGTTTTGTATATTATTACAAGAAAGTGACGATTTAGTCAACAAAATAAATGGGAACGGACAAGTTAGAGGCAGAGACAATTGGGGCCAATTTTGTGAGTTTTCAAATTGAGTAACATATTGATTATGAGCTAATCATTGAGAAATAATATAGAATGGATGAATAGGGCATAGGTTAATGTTCTGCATATTTTTAATTCGGGGTTGAATTTACTGGTTTGTTAACTTAGTTTCggtttcatattttctttttttatatagtgGGTGTAGTAATTGAATATTGGGGTAAATTAAAGGTTTCGAGTCCTAGTCCTAAGAAAGGAGAATTaatgatttgagagtccatttatagatgaaattgatcaattttaaaaatatacgatccttagataatgggtgaaattatttttcaataaaattccaatcttgcccttgtgggcccaaggCCACTTTTTGGGGTGCATTTTTGGGTttcgaatataaatatagcaatgTGGGTGTCCTTAAATTtgtattctaacgtagatcgcatattttatagattttgatcgttcagaggctctacgcaaaggaagacattagtttgattgttcgtggcacccgctcggcattgaggtaggttacggtctactttagttagactctgattagaaaatcgtatgtagttgtagaattTGACGGGGATAGCATGTTAGGCCTTCGGCATGAAGTGCGGATGAATTCTAATTAGGTTGGTTCTGTCACCGTTGGCTTGTCGCCAAATGTGTTATTTTCTCGTGATTATCACCGTTtgtatctccgtcacatattAGCTCACTCATCACATAAAAAGGAATGGTAATATTGATAATTGAACGGGGACAGTAATATGATTTgtacttgttgattttatattggtgatattgttgagactgatatcatgcatgacatgctttccatattattgttgtgatgattggtgaggtgagtgattgagagactccgaggtctttgccggagattgagagtgacagaaagactccgaggtctttgccggagattgagagtgattgatagcctccgaggtttctgccggagagcacgagtggtacatggactttgcgggtcccccatggatcATGGCTTCGAGGCactgcccttagcatgtgtgtacgagagtggagtgAGAAAGGTGactgttgcattgcattgcattcattcactcatatatTTGACTGATCATCTGGTGAACTATatctgtcttggttgatttcatgattcctttacactttacttatatatgatacgtgaccatacctgtttgctctatgtgctacttgttagtttccacttcttcatgcgttatttaatcattgtcggcctatgatgcttaccgatactagtgttgtactgatactactcttgttgcacttttgttgagtgcagagtacgatCCAGGCTCCAGTTCTACGCCCCGTGGCTAATACGCGAGGGTGACATCTTTCGGTCattcagggtgagctacttggTCATCCATGACCCCTGAAGGACCCTCTTATttaattcagttttttttttattcgacAGACAgtatgtagccttcgggtattttcagacttttattccaacctatgttagcgctcttgtgccctttgaccagattttggggttgtcgtgacatttctagttatgataagtatttaagacttgataacttattcttattcaatttttcgcttatttaacttgttaatAGTAATGTGGTTCACCTACTcggagggatagtgtaggtgccaccacgacgcgcgaattgggtcgtgacaaattttaatttgataaacCAAATATTTACCAACGGAAGTATATCTACTAAATAATTATGTCATTATTTAATCTCGTTGTTCACTAACCAAACGACCCCCTTATTACTATATTCCTTCTTATACCTGGCTGATTGGAAAATCTTGTATTTTACATATTCATAATATTGACTCCTAGTCAAATCTTATTTGACTCGGACCTGTTTTGGCAAAGTTAAGGTATTACGAATTGTCGGACTTTATTCTTTCTCATATAGTTTTACATggccacatttattttctttaatcagCTAAATCTTTAGTGTTTAAAAAATGCAATTAAAAAATGTCATTCGCTTGATTGATAAGGTGATACGGCTACCTAGTCGATCGTTTCACTTAAGGAAATATCATGTCATTTGATCTccataatttaattaatatatcGCCTAGAAAATATCATACCACACAATTGAAAGGAACGAGATTAATAAAAGAGCAAAGGGTGAACGAATACGTCACAATTTCCCTCTAAATCAACGCCTATTTTAGACACTTCTTCCCTACCTTTGGCCAAGAGGTTGTTAATAACCTTTCTGTCATTCCATTTccctatttctttttttggtctTAACCATCTTCCACAAAGAGCCTGCTAGTCGGAGTTCACTAAGTTCGATAACAATTAGTGACATGTTTCGTGCAAGGTGCCGTTTGGACATAAATACCAAAATTTTTTTcgctttttttggaatttttgaagttggagttggagttgtatttggtcataatttttgaaattgtagttttcggtgaaatgtagtgtaaaaaagtgaaaattttttgaaaaacaagttttttttgtttttagtatttcggaatacaactccggaaaaaagtgaataatttttatggccaaacgttaaaagtaaaaaaagtgaaaaaaaattccggaaaaaagtgaataatttttatggccaaatgcTTAAGTAAAACATAATATTAAGAaatcttttctttatttatgtgtaGTCGCGAAACAAAAGCGCACAAACTCAGCATCCGTGcccccccctcccctccccccACAAACCCAAATTGGCAATACTACGTCCATAAACGAACAAAATAGCACTTGGAGAACAAAATTTaacaattaataattaattgaaatcaataaaaaaatatttctaccAACACgcaaaaggagagagagagatatataatgaaaaaaaaaaagagcaggCAAACGTCCAAACCTAGAAGGAGACAAGAAGAAGTGAATAAGCATATTTGAGTGGAGTTAAATAATATAGGGTAAAGCGTAAAATAAgattatgaaatattaagtaaGGACATAATTGGAAAGAGGAATTAGGTAACGATGAAATAATATCAAATCAATTGTTATATAAAATAGGGCTTTTCATCGTTACGTAACGACGAAACTTAATAATATGATATAATGCATtttaaataacaatcaaaacaaacattataaTTATGATAACGATACAACACGATACGGTGGGTACCAACGTTCCAAACAAGGTGTAAAGCTAAAGATGAAAGGTCATCATTTAACTAGCACCAATTTAATCATTACCCAGTCTTGCAAGTTGCAAATTGCAAAAGATAACCAATACCAAATTATTGTGTTATACCCTCTATAAAATAACACCCCATTTCCCTCCTTCTTGCCTACTTCTATCTACATACAATTCCCTCCCtacactcttttcttttcctctctatttttctccattcttttccatttttcccAAAATGGGAACAGTGGAAATAGAATCcccaacaaccaaattacaacAAAAACAAGAAGATATAAACGAAGATGAACTCTCACCTATAGAAGAAGTCCGTTTAACCGTACCCAACACAGATGACCCGACCCTACCCGTATGGACATTCCGAATGTGGATCCTTGGTTTACTTTCTTGCATTCTCCTTTCATTTCTTAACCAATTTTTCTCTTACAGAAAAGAACCACTTATTATTACACAAATAACCGTTCAAGTTGCTACTCTACCCATTGGTCAGTTCATGGCAGCTGTATTACCTACTACTAAATTTCGGATCCTTGGGTTCGGGTCAAGAGAGTTTTCACTTAACCCGGGTCCGTTTAACATGAAGGAACATGTACTTATTACTATTTTTGCAAATGCTGGGTATGCTTTTGGAAATGGGTCTGCGTATGCTGTTGGAATTGTTAATATTATTAAAGCTTTTTATGGAAGGAGTATTTCTTTTGGTGCTAGTTGGCTTCTCATTATTACTACACAGGTTTtacatttttattctttttgtattatatctactttaatttcatgttatgTACTCTGTTTTTCTGCTAAGTAAATGAAAAACTAACGACAAAATTAGAAGAAATGTAGTAAAAGATGAAAATTTAACTAGgtaatttgggtcatgacagcaAAAAATGGACGTTGTTGTCTTGTTGAGGAGACACTGGCACTACTCAGGCATGTGTGTATTTGTCTTTTCTGGTTTGAGAAGACGATTGAGCATAACTTAGAAGCCGCTTGGCCaatagattttttaaaataaaataaaaatattatttgattataCTGTCGattgatttttttgttaatttttaaaaatgagcCAAAACTAGtttttcagtaaaaaaaaaaaaaaaaaaaagattttcccTCGTAAAACTTCACTCACATGACAACTGTTCTTCAAGTTAAATATGTTCAAACACAACTTCGACTTTTAAATAGTGTATTATTTTTCaactttacttttattttatttttcaaatctcaaccaaatggaaaaaggataaaaaatacACCtcaattttgggaaaaaggataaaaatatccttcattacaaatttggataaaaaatacccctctcgttattaaagttttcaaatataccttGTCTTAATGGAAATTCCTAACATAACCCGATTCTTTTTTAAACCTgctccatttaaacccgacccaattAAATAAAAAGCCCATATGGGTTACCCGCTCCTATGCTAGTGGCTCCAGATGTAGTACTCGAGAACTAGTTGGTCGCATATGggttttttatgtagttgggtcGGATTTAAATGGAGCAGATTTAAAACTGAAATCGGGTTATGTTGGGGATTTCCGTtacgacaggggtatatttgaaaattttaatgatgacaagggtatttttgacccaaatatataatggaggatatttttagcccttttcccaaaatagagggccatttttgacccttttccccaaccaaattgtccaaacgcATATTGAGTTACGTTCTGGCTTATTTTATCTTGTAAAGTATGATTAAATATAGTACTAGTATTTTATTTTAGTGATAACCGATAGTGAAGAATTTTGACATGCTAGATTCCCTTGTTCCTTCTTTATAAATTTCGAAGTTCactcatttttaattaaaaatcttTTGTCAAATTCTCCCTAATTTCTTCTATCATTATTCTTATgaacttttttcattttattaaaaGAGGTCAAACCTCCTCCTTTTCAGAGCACTATGATAAGTAACACTTTATATATTGAGATGGTGAatctttttattcatttatcaTTTTAAAAGCAATCAAAACATTGATAGTTGTATCGGTCCAATTTATACAAGTGTTTACATAACTTGGCTTTTATTATTCCTTTGGTAAATAGAGTACTAAATATTGATGACTCATGTGCACGTAATTGTGGATTTTGGCAGGTTTTGGGATACGGTTGGGCTGGGCTTTTAAGGAAATACGTAGTTGAGCCGGCACATATGTGGTGGCCCAGTACACTTGTTCAGATCTCACTTTTTCGGTGCGTTTTTCTTCTTtacatactcttttttttttttatctaataATTACAAGCTGCAAATTGCAATATGATAATGTCACGCTTTTATTTCTGCTTAGTTGAAAATTATTGTGGATTGAGAATCTTATTCTGAAACCTTTTTCATATAATCATTGTTttctaaaattattattattttgaataGTAAGCCAATTGTCTTTGGTTTAATCGAACACGAATATCTTCGGAGAAAAGAATTcccacccaaaaaaataaaaaataaagaaaagctagtgggaaaaattaaagaagaaaataaagagtTTGTACCCTAAACCAATGCACCTTACTGATTAATTTAATTTCATAGCTTATCAGGATATGTAGTTTGTTGTTGAGTTCAATTGTACTTTCTTAAATGGAGTGgtgaaaaaagggggaaaagcaTGATATAGTAATACAAAACTTAGTTTTCAATGCTGTCTGTGTCTTTATGGTGAACCATCTCTTTACAATTATTAGATATTGACAATCActtgaaaataaagaaaaaaacaagatgCTGACAATCACTAACTGGGTCACGAATTATGATAACTGATAAGTTTGTCTACTTTACTTTTGTATGCAATTCGaaaaacaaaccaaaaagaaaatactataaaGCCTATGAACTTTTCTCCTTGCCATACATGACTTATGGACACAATCATATATAGTGTCAtctaattttaaattatttttctttttgtcttctAAGGTTCCTTGTATTAGTTGttttattcaagaaaaaattgtaagacacatataaaatataaaaaattattatatacatatatataatacgcGTCATAACTCATATACAAGAGTTTAGATGGTGATTTAGTTTATTTATCAAGTTTACATCATTAAGGACCAGATTAGAAAAGTAAATGGTATTTACTTACTCATGTTACCACCATGTCATTCATAAATAAATGAAACTCATACTGATTTTGCATCACCGATCAACATATGGATAAAATCTCTgctttgaatttggaaaaatttgtaaaatgaaaataataagcaAGTCGATGATGTATGAAAGGGTATGCAGTGTTTATATAGTACAGTAATATTTTTGAGTAGTTATTTAGCTAACAAGCACTCTTGACAAAGTGATTAATTTTACAGGGCACTACATGAAAAAGAGGAAGATGACAATGAAATTGTGAATGGCAATGGAAAAAAGCGGCCTATGTCCCGTGCAAAGTTCTTTGTGATAGCATTAGTATGCAGTTTTTCGTGGTACATATTCCCAGGTTATATCTTCCAAGCTTTATCAAGTATTTCATGGGTATGCTGGGCATATCCAAACTCTGTCACAGCTCAACAAATTGGATCAGGCCTGAATGGCCTTGGAGTCGGGGCGTTTACGTTAGACTGGGCCACTGTAGCTTCATTCTTATTCAGTCCTCTTATTTGTCCATTCTTTGCAATAGCCAATGTCTTTGTTGGCTATGCCTTGATAATGTATGTAGTGATTCCTATATCCTACTGGGGGTTCAATGTCTACAATGCCAAAAACTTCCCTTTATATTCCTCTGACTTGTTCACTGCACAAGGTCAGGAGTATAACATAACACGGATTGTGAATAACCAATTTAATATAGATCTAGCCGAGTACGAGAAGCAAGGGAGAATAAACCTGAGCCTTTTCTTTACTC
Coding sequences within it:
- the LOC132033576 gene encoding oligopeptide transporter 4-like; its protein translation is MGTVEIESPTTKLQQKQEDINEDELSPIEEVRLTVPNTDDPTLPVWTFRMWILGLLSCILLSFLNQFFSYRKEPLIITQITVQVATLPIGQFMAAVLPTTKFRILGFGSREFSLNPGPFNMKEHVLITIFANAGYAFGNGSAYAVGIVNIIKAFYGRSISFGASWLLIITTQVLGYGWAGLLRKYVVEPAHMWWPSTLVQISLFRALHEKEEDDNEIVNGNGKKRPMSRAKFFVIALVCSFSWYIFPGYIFQALSSISWVCWAYPNSVTAQQIGSGLNGLGVGAFTLDWATVASFLFSPLICPFFAIANVFVGYALIMYVVIPISYWGFNVYNAKNFPLYSSDLFTAQGQEYNITRIVNNQFNIDLAEYEKQGRINLSLFFTLTYGFGFATIASTLTHVALFYGREIYQRYRSSSEGKVDVHTRLMRRYKDIPQWWFYLLLLVTILVSLALTIFLKNEVQMPFWGLLLAAALAFIFTLPIGIITATTNQTPGLNIITEYIMGVIYPGRPIANVCFKTYGFMSMTQAISFLSDFKLGHYMKIPPRSMFLVQFIGTIIAGTVNLGVAWWLLGSIDNICHQDKFSNSPWTCPDDHVFFDASVIWGLVSPKRIFGHLGNYSALNWFFLGGMLGPVIVWLLHKSFPKQTWIPLINLPVLLGATAMMPPATALNYNSWILVGTIFNFFVFRYRKKWWQRYNYILSAALDAGVAFMAVMLYFSVGMENRSINWWGNNDPEHCDLASCPTAKGISIDGCPTF